The following are from one region of the Vitis riparia cultivar Riparia Gloire de Montpellier isolate 1030 chromosome 14, EGFV_Vit.rip_1.0, whole genome shotgun sequence genome:
- the LOC117929454 gene encoding uncharacterized protein LOC117929454: METMQIVSESCGVSGPDKPQAPKEKALKEISLISGSGRQENGVRVSVTTPEVETEVSIKRIFGEGNEDISFGDKEDVVSCSVTKESEKEGVDSVLGVDHNEENVDARMAPKDGSLGLSGDASGGKVDCHDNGISLVVEVHGSSSSKEGRSSKIDSKKGQNLGKKSGYGDKDGSMHENEGNPGEKIKEMDGSNPELMGDKNGEVDEDMGDGEYQYSVGDFVWGKIKSHPWWPGQIYDPKDASKHATKYSQRDRLLVAYFGDGTFAWCYPSQLKPFEENFIEMSKQSNSRSFLKAVEEALAEIGRHVELEMTCSCTPKEIRIGLSRPLTVNAGVKEGAVMPEGGIRKFSVAHFEPAEFLSGLKCIGQVVSVTSMLEFSVLKSQMSAFCRSKGPHHQLAVYHEPQEIAGLEEKVGNGVTKTSDLGGPVEVPIQGPCEDDWLSMPVSPSFGKTSRTLLHKATGSEDKLYQRRKQKSMAEIMRGNGDVEPKNEETDMGKEDINSVKLATASEKKRRKKGGNEAESHAVNSNLASPRARRKKSRLSGSPVTSEDRAVSVESDGSEGKRESENSPVSRERKKKGLSVENDGGRLPEESEQTSVSRERKKSKYLCPPYTNVIRMHRNSGSMGDSKTEFLEVSNVAGKGERSSRAAGQSVGSPTILKCSSETTYQNKDSKELQTPKQNRNKVIDLKEIRISLQEVLSGIRSAALNPFYLRENKSVDKISGFLSAFRSAIYHDGSNYKMFNKHGPGRKRKRQESETGSSREDLKQNDHNSSKQARRSRKNETAEPDGPELKQAAAGKSDTKTKHKDKDKKVESATLLLSFGPGISLPSKDDLIKIFSRFGTLNESETEILYDSFCARVVFSRSSDAEEAFNGSQKASPFGAEQVTYRLRYPSSSTSRRTPDKKHHPPNKKAGKAPANPSAGGEKSQLNFIKQKLEMMTCMLEKSSGKMSGEMKSNLEGEMKGLLEKVSTMAETSSS, encoded by the coding sequence ATGGAAACTATGCAAATCGTATCTGAGAGTTGTGGTGTATCAGGACCGGATAAACCCCAAGCACCAAAAGAAAAAGCCCTAAAAGAAATTTCTCTGATTTCCGGTTCGGGACGCCAAGAAAATGGAGTTAGGGTTTCTGTTACCACACCGGAAGTTGAGACTGAGGTTTCGATCAAGAGAATATTCGGGGAAGGAAATGAGGATATCTCATTTGGTGATAAAGAAGACGTCGTGTCATGCTCGGTTACCAAAGAAAGTGAGAAAGAGGGAGTGGATTCTGTTTTGGGAGTCGACCACAATGAGGAAAATGTTGATGCGAGAATGGCGCCAAAAGATGGTTCCCTTGGATTGAGTGGGGATGCTTCAGGTGGGAAGGTGGATTGCCATGATAATGGCATTTCACTTGTTGTGGAAGTTCACGGATCTTCTTCAAGCAAAGAGGGGCGCTCATCAAAAATCGACTCCAAAAAGGGGCAAAATCTGGGTAAGAAAAGTGGATATGGAGATAAGGATGGGTCAATGCATGAAAATGAGGGAAACCCAGGTGAGAAAATCAAAGAGATGGATGGTTCCAACCCTGAACTGATGGGGGACAAGAATGGAGAAGTTGATGAAGATATGGGTGATGGAGAATATCAGTACTCTGTGGGTGACTTTGTGTGGGGTAAAATAAAGAGTCACCCATGGTGGCCTGGGCAGATATATGATCCGAAAGATGCTTCAAAACATGCCACAAAATATAGCCAAAGGGATCGTCTTCTTGTGGCATACTTTGGAGATGGCACATTTGCTTGGTGCTACCCATCACAGTTGAAACCTTTTGAGGAGAATTTCATAGAGATGTCCAAGCAAAGTAACTCAAGGAGCTTTCTCAAAGCTGTGGAAGAGGCACTGGCTGAGATTGGTAGACATGTAGAGTTAGAGATGACTTGCTCTTGTACCCCAAAAGAAATTAGGATTGGGCTTTCTAGACCATTGACAGTGAATGCAGGTGTCAAGGAAGGGGCTGTCATGCCCGAGGGTGGCATCAGAAAATTTTCTGTTGCTCATTTTGAACCAGCAGAATTTCTTTCAGGTTTGAAATGTATTGGCCAGGTTGTTTCTGTTACCAGTATGCTTGAGTTTTCAGTTCTTAAGAGCCAGATGTCAGCCTTTTGTCGTTCAAAAGGCCCACATCATCAACTGGCTGTGTACCATGAGCCCCAGGAAATTGCAGGCCTTGAAGAAAAAGTTGGAAATGGTGTAACCAAAACCTCTGATTTAGGTGGTCCAGTAGAAGTCCCAATCCAAGGCCCATGTGAGGATGACTGGCTTTCAATGCCTGTTTCACCTAGTTTTGGGAAAACCAGCCGAACTTTATTGCACAAAGCCACAGGTTCAGAGGATAAGTTGTATCAAAGAAGGAAGCAGAAAAGCATGGCTGAAATTATGAGAGGGAATGGTGATGTTGAGCCCAAGAATGAAGAGACAGATATGGGCAAAGAAGATATAAACTCTGTCAAATTGGCTACAGCATCtgagaagaaaaggagaaaaaaaggtgGTAATGAAGCTGAAAGTCATGCTGTCAATAGTAATTTGGCTTCTCCACGAGCGAGGAGAAAGAAGTCCAGGCTTTCAGGATCTCCTGTAACTTCGGAGGATAGGGCTGTAAGTGTTGAAAGTGATGGCAGTGAAGGCAAAAGAGAGAGTGAGAACAGTCCTGTGTCAAgggaaaggaagaagaaaggccTCAGtgttgaaaatgatggtggcaGGCTTCCTGAAGAAAGTGAGCAGACCTCTGTTTCACGGGAAAGGAAGAAGAGCAAATATTTGTGCCCACCATATACAAATGTGATACGGATGCATAGAAATTCTGGCTCAATGGGTGACTCAAAGACAGAATTCCTAGAAGTTTCGAATGTTGCTGGTAAGGGAGAGCGGAGCTCCAGGGCTGCAGGTCAATCTGTTGGGTCCCCTACAATTTTGAAGTGTAGTAGTGAGACGACCTATCAGAACAAAGACAGTAAAGAACTTCAGACACCAAAACAAAATCGGAACAAGGTTATTGACCTGAAGGAAATCCGCATATCATTGCAAGAAGTTCTATCTGGAATCCGATCTGCAGCCCTTAATCCCTTCTATCTGAGGGAAAACAAATCTGTTGATAAGATCAGTGGATTTCTGTCTGCATTCAGAAGTGCAATCTATCATGATGGTTCCAACTACAAAATGTTCAACAAACATGGACCTGGTAGAAAGAGAAAACGTCAAGAATCTGAAACTGGGTCATCAAGAGAAGACCTAAAACAGAATGACCACAACTCATCTAAGCAAGCCCGCAGGAGTAGAAAGAATGAAACAGCAGAGCCAGATGGCCCAGAACTCAAGCAAGCTGCTGCTGGAAAGTCAGATACGAAGACAAAACACAAAGACAAGGACAAAAAGGTTGAATCCGCTACACTTCTCTTGTCATTTGGACCTGGGATCTCCTTACCCTCAAAAGATGAcctcattaaaatattttcgaGGTTTGGGACTCTGAATGAGTCAGAAACAGAGATACTGTATGATTCTTTCTGTGCTCGGGTCgtgttttcaagaagctcagATGCGGAAGAAGCCTTCAATGGTTCACAAAAGGCCAGTCCCTTTGGAGCCGAGCAAGTCACATATAGGCTCCGGTATCCATCATCCAGCACCTCCAGGAGGACTCCTGATAAAAAACATCACCCCCCAAACAAAAAGGCAGGCAAGGCACCTGCCAACCCATCTGCAGGAGGAGAGAAATCACAACTCAATTTCATCAAGCAGAAACTAGAGATGATGACTTGTATGCTAGAGAAGTCCAGTGGTAAAATGTCGGGGGAGATGAAATCCAACTTGGAGGGTGAAATGAAAGGGCTGTTGGAGAAGGTAAGTACGATGGCTGAAACATCCTCATCGTAG